From Bacteroides uniformis:
AACGGATTAAGGAAATTCTTTCCCAACCGGAAAGCCACCGGTATATAATGCTTGAATACGGACAGACCTCTATCCGTCAAGCGGAGAATATCCTCCTTATCAATTTTATTCTCCACGTAGCAATACATTTTTGCGGAACTCGTCAATCAGATGCGGTTCACAATTAATAATTTTCTCGTTCACCTTCCGTTCAATTTCCGAGAATCGGTATTTGCATTTCCCTCGTTCAAACGTATAATCAATCAGATTATCTGTTCTCAGCCGTTGTAAGGTTCGTGTGC
This genomic window contains:
- a CDS encoding helix-turn-helix domain-containing protein, whose translation is MEVITMESAAYQGLVTKIEKIAEYVFRKGNAPDVEEDIWLDSQEVADMLHISTRTLQRLRTDNLIDYTFERGKCKYRFSEIERKVNEKIINCEPHLIDEFRKNVLLRGE